GATAGCTGAAACACCCAGCGGAGTACCCACTCCTGCACTCATGACACGTGCAATCCACAACTTAGATCCTTTTAGTGCCATAGAGATTTTAGATCTGGGACTTGAAATAAAACCTCAAAACGTACAGCTGCATAGCTTTGACATAACACCTTCAGACTCAATTGATCAAGGCGCAAATATCGATGCCAAAGCAGTCTTTTTAAAAGGGATGGAGTTTGGCAAGAAGTATGAGCTTAAAGGCAACTACCTCATTCTCGGAGAATCAACTCCGGCAGGAACGACGACTGCAGCTGCAACTGCATTGGCACTCGGATATGATTTAAATGGAGCATTCTCTTCAAGCTTTTTAAACGTTCCAAGCGATATTAAAAATCAAACAATTCAAAAAGCTCTTTCTCTAATCAACGAAGATATGTCCACATTTGAAAAGTTGGGAATTGTAAGTGACAATATGCTCATTTTCTGTGCCGGTTTTTTAATGGAAGCGAGTAAAAGATTTGAGATCGTATTAGCGGGTGGGACACAAATGGCTGCATGTTTACTTATTGCCGACAAACTGCGTGAAGATGTGCTTCAACGAATAAACCACAATAACGTTACTTTAGCAACGACACAATGGGTGGTCAAGGATCCAAATTCTGATATCACTAAGATACTTTCACAGCTCAGTTATATGCCAAATGCCGTGTATACGACTTTATCATTTGCTCATGCAGAG
This window of the Sulfurimonas sp. C5 genome carries:
- a CDS encoding nicotinate-nucleotide--dimethylbenzimidazole phosphoribosyltransferase, producing the protein MNTYNIFTDEAVKLPQGKADFLLAASVTKTCEIEGITQAGIPGKIAYTPTLDAEFIVNEALYSMPEIAETPSGVPTPALMTRAIHNLDPFSAIEILDLGLEIKPQNVQLHSFDITPSDSIDQGANIDAKAVFLKGMEFGKKYELKGNYLILGESTPAGTTTAAATALALGYDLNGAFSSSFLNVPSDIKNQTIQKALSLINEDMSTFEKLGIVSDNMLIFCAGFLMEASKRFEIVLAGGTQMAACLLIADKLREDVLQRINHNNVTLATTQWVVKDPNSDITKILSQLSYMPNAVYTTLSFAHAEIPVLKKYDDGEAKEGVGAGGALGYGVINGLENDTVVEAIELIMYNMM